A stretch of Usitatibacter palustris DNA encodes these proteins:
- a CDS encoding GspH/FimT family pseudopilin — protein MIGIVRRQRQRGVSLIEMLVTLVILGVLMATGVPMFTMWIQNTQIRTAAEAIMNGLQAAKNEAIRSNRAVHLEFTTGTGYVVNPKSDPEQAPPIRERSHDEGSYNAVATTTPGGGTVITFTALGRIDPNNHNGSPVITQIDIDNPSMPAAESRELRIIIPAGGAIRMCDPQAPAGDPRAC, from the coding sequence ATGATCGGCATCGTTCGTCGGCAGCGCCAGCGCGGCGTCTCGTTGATCGAGATGCTGGTGACGCTGGTCATCCTCGGCGTATTGATGGCCACGGGTGTTCCCATGTTCACCATGTGGATCCAGAACACCCAGATCCGCACGGCGGCCGAGGCGATCATGAACGGCCTGCAGGCCGCGAAGAACGAGGCGATCCGCAGCAACCGCGCGGTTCACCTCGAGTTCACGACCGGCACCGGCTACGTCGTCAATCCGAAGTCGGATCCGGAGCAGGCTCCTCCGATCCGCGAGCGCAGCCACGACGAAGGCTCGTACAACGCCGTGGCGACGACGACCCCGGGTGGCGGCACCGTGATTACCTTCACCGCCCTGGGCCGGATCGATCCGAACAACCACAACGGTTCGCCGGTGATCACGCAGATCGACATCGACAACCCCTCGATGCCGGCCGCCGAAAGCCGCGAGCTGCGCATCATCATCCCCGCCGGCGGCGCGATCCGCATGTGCGATCCGCAGGCGCCTGCCGGCGACCCGCGGGCCTGCTAG
- a CDS encoding PilW family protein produces MSTLPMERIRQTSSIARQRGFTLVELMVGVLVGLLATVVMFQMFAVSEGQKRTTTGAGDAQQNGVFSLFQLERDGRMAGYGINHVTLMGCTTNGYYEPGGVGFNFRMLPVQIANGTGGAPDQITFLYGSSDMYQAPVKFINNPGATGFLQVDNRFGFQKGDLVVLAQESTPCTLAQVRDLPSPAGDLDKILRTTGSYIDASGNSRTTMYNPAGGVPPMTTYTKFIDAAQTGARLYNLGSRPMLQTYRINNNALEVVDGLVPGGAPTVIADGVVQMQAQYGYDGSGDYNIISTGTGAAVSVPEAAMSTTDQWADAMPATATAANWARVIAIRLAVVSRSMTPEKPDSSGTCITTTANPVWVSKGNVAMDIAGSNAQWGCYRYRTFEVIVPLRNMIWWPQ; encoded by the coding sequence ATGAGCACTCTTCCTATGGAAAGAATCCGCCAGACTTCCTCAATCGCGCGCCAACGCGGCTTCACCCTCGTGGAGCTCATGGTCGGCGTGCTCGTCGGCCTCCTCGCGACGGTCGTGATGTTCCAGATGTTCGCGGTTTCCGAGGGCCAGAAGCGCACGACCACCGGCGCCGGCGACGCGCAGCAGAACGGCGTCTTCTCGCTGTTCCAGCTCGAGCGCGACGGCCGCATGGCCGGTTACGGCATCAATCACGTCACGCTGATGGGCTGCACGACCAACGGCTACTACGAGCCGGGTGGGGTGGGCTTCAACTTCCGCATGTTGCCGGTGCAGATCGCCAACGGTACCGGCGGCGCGCCCGACCAGATCACGTTCCTCTACGGCTCCTCGGACATGTACCAGGCGCCGGTGAAGTTCATCAACAACCCGGGTGCCACGGGCTTCCTCCAGGTCGACAACCGCTTCGGTTTCCAGAAGGGCGACCTCGTGGTCCTCGCGCAGGAATCCACGCCCTGCACGCTCGCGCAGGTGCGTGACCTCCCGTCGCCGGCCGGCGATCTCGACAAGATCCTTCGCACTACCGGCTCCTACATCGATGCGTCCGGCAACAGCCGCACGACGATGTACAACCCCGCCGGTGGCGTGCCGCCGATGACCACGTACACGAAGTTCATCGACGCCGCGCAGACCGGTGCGCGCCTCTACAACCTGGGTTCGCGCCCGATGCTCCAGACCTATCGCATCAACAACAACGCGCTCGAGGTGGTCGACGGCCTCGTGCCCGGTGGCGCGCCCACGGTGATCGCCGATGGCGTCGTGCAGATGCAGGCGCAGTACGGATACGACGGCAGCGGAGACTACAACATCATCTCGACGGGCACGGGGGCAGCGGTCTCGGTTCCGGAAGCCGCCATGTCGACCACCGACCAGTGGGCCGACGCGATGCCGGCCACGGCCACCGCGGCCAACTGGGCGCGGGTCATCGCCATTCGTCTCGCGGTCGTCTCGCGCAGCATGACGCCCGAGAAGCCGGATTCGAGCGGCACTTGCATCACGACGACCGCCAACCCCGTGTGGGTCTCGAAGGGCAACGTCGCGATGGACATCGCCGGCAGCAACGCGCAGTGGGGCTGCTATCGCTATCGCACGTTCGAAGTCATCGTGCCGCTGCGCAACATGATCTGGTGGCCGCAATGA
- a CDS encoding type IV pilus modification PilV family protein, whose translation MKSMKTMKMKAMRAGQEGVMLLEALIGILIFSLGVLALVAMQAVSISNVSNAQYRTEAAFLANEILSQIWLDRGVNLARVPVYAYPGGPAAGAWVTKVQAPGTGLPGAGTYTPTIAIAPVAGAPPGPGGLPGAYQVTVTVFWRAPDAISTSNHVAIAIVSNP comes from the coding sequence ATGAAATCGATGAAAACCATGAAAATGAAAGCGATGCGTGCGGGCCAGGAGGGCGTGATGCTCCTCGAGGCCCTCATCGGGATCCTGATCTTCTCGCTGGGCGTGCTCGCGCTCGTCGCGATGCAGGCCGTCTCGATCAGCAACGTCTCCAACGCCCAGTACCGCACCGAGGCGGCGTTCCTCGCCAACGAGATCCTTTCGCAGATCTGGCTTGACCGCGGCGTGAACCTTGCCCGCGTCCCGGTCTACGCGTATCCCGGCGGCCCTGCCGCGGGAGCCTGGGTGACCAAGGTCCAGGCGCCCGGCACCGGCCTTCCCGGCGCGGGGACTTACACGCCCACGATTGCCATCGCACCCGTGGCCGGCGCGCCGCCCGGACCCGGAGGACTTCCCGGCGCCTACCAGGTCACGGTCACCGTGTTCTGGCGCGCCCCCGATGCGATTTCGACGAGCAACCACGTCGCCATCGCGATCGTGAGCAATCCATGA
- a CDS encoding type IV pilin protein: MQKQTGFTLIELMIVVAIIGILAAIAIPQYNDYITRGALVEGHTNLQQFRVRMEQHYQDNRNFAGAGLNGCGAAAPTQTTYFDYACALGAGNQTYVVTATGKLRAAGFAFTINEQNARATTAAPAGWAPTPMPNTCFIIRKTSC, translated from the coding sequence ATGCAAAAGCAAACCGGCTTCACCCTGATTGAATTGATGATCGTGGTTGCCATCATCGGCATCCTGGCGGCAATCGCGATTCCGCAGTACAACGACTACATCACGCGCGGTGCGCTGGTGGAGGGCCATACGAACCTGCAGCAGTTCCGGGTCCGCATGGAGCAGCACTACCAGGACAACCGCAATTTCGCGGGTGCGGGTCTCAACGGTTGCGGTGCTGCCGCGCCGACCCAGACCACGTACTTCGACTACGCGTGCGCCCTCGGTGCTGGCAACCAGACTTATGTGGTGACGGCCACCGGCAAGCTGCGCGCCGCGGGCTTCGCGTTCACCATCAATGAGCAGAACGCCCGTGCGACCACCGCGGCGCCTGCCGGATGGGCACCCACGCCGATGCCCAATACCTGCTTCATCATTCGCAAGACGTCGTGCTGA
- a CDS encoding pilus assembly PilX family protein produces the protein MSHPKFARRQKGVVLLISLIVLVAMTMAGVALMRSVDTATVVAGNVAFKEAAVQVADRGTQEAVRWLVANSAGATLQATNETSGYFSNRPVVEPDWFEESAWTDAISVAGGVPDASGNRVRYLIHRMCTQPDTAYNAENAGVSNECAMYFAPTTSGTGGSMSVGAPQFVGKPQLYYRVTTRVDGPRNTVSVIQTSVLVQV, from the coding sequence ATGTCGCACCCGAAATTCGCCCGCCGCCAGAAAGGCGTGGTCCTGCTCATCTCCCTCATCGTGCTGGTCGCGATGACGATGGCGGGCGTGGCACTCATGCGCTCGGTCGATACCGCCACGGTCGTCGCCGGCAACGTCGCCTTCAAGGAAGCCGCCGTGCAGGTCGCGGACCGGGGTACCCAGGAAGCGGTGCGCTGGCTCGTGGCCAATTCCGCGGGCGCCACCCTGCAAGCGACCAACGAGACGTCGGGTTACTTCTCGAATCGTCCGGTCGTGGAACCCGACTGGTTTGAAGAATCGGCCTGGACCGACGCGATTTCCGTTGCCGGCGGCGTGCCCGATGCCAGCGGCAACCGCGTCCGCTACCTGATTCACCGCATGTGTACCCAGCCCGACACGGCCTACAACGCCGAGAACGCGGGTGTGTCCAACGAGTGCGCGATGTACTTTGCCCCGACGACGAGCGGGACCGGCGGCAGCATGTCGGTCGGCGCGCCGCAGTTCGTGGGCAAGCCCCAGCTCTACTACCGCGTGACCACCCGTGTCGATGGTCCGCGCAATACGGTCAGCGTCATCCAGACAAGCGTGCTGGTCCAGGTCTGA